The following coding sequences lie in one Lolium perenne isolate Kyuss_39 chromosome 2, Kyuss_2.0, whole genome shotgun sequence genomic window:
- the LOC127337089 gene encoding metal transporter Nramp5 codes for MEIERETPGRLQSGRSWCSNTAQDQDTKKVGDSDQFIKEPAWKRFLAHVGPGFMVSLAYLDPGNLETDLQAGANHRYELLWVILIGLIFALIIQSLAANLGVVTGRHLAEICKSEYPKFVMICLWLLAELAVIAADIPEVIGTAFALNLLFHIPVWVGVLITGSSTLLLLGLQRYGVRKLEFVVSMLVLVMAACFFGELSYVKPPAKEVIKGLFTPKLKGDGATADAIALIGALVMPHNLFLHSALVLSRKTPPSVRGIKDACRFFLYESGFALFIALLINIAVISVSGTVCFRENLSADDADKCSDLSLDNSSFLLRNVLGKSSAIVYGVALLASGQSSTITGTYAGQYIMQGFLDIKMKTWMRNLMTRCIAIFPSLVVSIIGGSNGAGRLIIIASMILSFELPFALIPLLKFSSSTSKLGPHKNSIYIIVFSWILGLLLIGINVYFLSTSFVGWLIHNSLPKYANVLVSIVVFPLMLFYIVAVIYLTLRKDTVVTFVADSCKTDTEKAVGGSYDDEPVPYREDLADIPLPAHGRSD; via the exons ATGGAGATTGAGAGAGAAACGCCGGGCAGACTACAGAGTGGAAGGAGCTGGTGCTCCAACACGGCACAAGACCAGGACACTAAGAAGGTTGGAGACAGCGACCAGTTCATCAAG GAGCCAGCATGGAAAAGGTTCCTTGCTCACGTTGGACCAGGGTTCATGGTGTCTCTGGCCTACTTGGATCCTGGCAATT TGGAAACGGACCTGCAAGCCGGTGCCAATCATAGATATGAG CTCCTCTGGGTCATTCTGATAGGCCTCATCTTCGCACTGATCATCCAATCACTTGCAGCTAATCTTGGTGTCGTGACAG GGAGGCATCTCGCTGAGATATGCAAGAGTGAGTATCCAAAGTTCGTGATGATATGCTTATGGCTCCTCGCAGAGCTGGCGGTGATAGCCGCTGACATACCAGAAG TGATCGGGACGGCCTTCGCTCTCAACCTCCTGTTCCACATCCCGGTGTGGGTCGGAGTCCTCATCACCGGCTCCAGCACGCTCCTCTTGCTCGGGCTCCAGAGGTACGGCGTGCGCAAGCTGGAGTTTGTGGTCTCCATGCTGGTGTTGGTCATGGCGGCATGCTTCTTCGGTGAGCTGAGCTACGTGAAGCCTCCTGCCAAGGAGGTCATCAAAGGGCTCTTCACCCCCAAGCTGAAGGGGGACGGTGCCACGGCAGACGCCATCGCTCTCATTGGAGCTCTTGTGATGCC ACACAACCTGTTCTTGCATTCGGCTTTGGTGCTCTCGAGGAAGACACCGCCGTCAGTGAGGGGAATCAAG GATGCATGCAGGTTCTTTCTGTACGAGAGCGGTTTCGCGTTGTTCATCGCGCTGCTCATCAACATCGCCGTCATCTCTGTCTCTGGCACAGTCTGCTTTCGAGAAAATCTCTCGGCCGACGATGCAGACAAATGCAGCGACCTCAGCCTGGACAACTCCTCGTTTCTCCTACGG AATGTGCTCGGCAAGTCCAGCGCGATCGTCTATGGTGTGGCGCTGTTAGCCTCGGGGCAGAGCTCCACCATTACCGGCACATACGCTGGCCAGTACATCATGCAG GGATTCTTGGACATCAAAATGAAGACCTGGATGAGGAACCTGATGACGCGCTGCATTGCCATTTTCCCCAGCCTAGTCGTCTCCATCATCGGCGGGTCGAATGGCGCGGGCCGTCTCATCATCATTGCATCG ATGATACTGTCGTTTGAGCTGCCATTTGCACTCATCCCGCTCCTGAAGTTCAGCAGCAGCACCAGCAAGTTGGGACCACACAAGAACTCCATCTAC ATCATCGTGTTTTCGTGGATACTTGGATTGCTACTCATCGGCATCAACGTCTACTTCTTAAGCACGAGCTTCGTTGGGTGGCTCATCCACAACTCGCTGCCCAAGTATGCCAACGTGCTTGTCAGCATCGTCGTGTTCCCTCTCATGCTCTTCTACATCGTTGCCGTCATCTATCTCACCTTAAGGAAGGATACCGTCGTTACCTTCGTCGCTGACTCCTGCAAGACCGACACGGAGAAGGCGGTCGGCGGTAGCTACGACGACGAGCCCGTGCCGTACCGTGAGGACTTGGCAGACATACCGCTCCCAGCCCACGGTAGATCAGACTAg
- the LOC127329685 gene encoding uncharacterized protein yields MVSDRAARELKEKQEREASSKLAIANPAHSSAGFFSISSLHAQAVGLSSIKGHVPVELALDTGVHCQWRTFFRAALRKYALLDHIDTAAPSDPTPEWTLLDATVVSWLYGSVSLGLLDAIMKPGDDPIAVELWTSINGLFTDHKINRQLHLSTELDGLDMGELTMKDYLTKVKSLSDGLTDLGAPVDDAKLVIQCLNGLPEQYDPAADLISLMPGMNFDKCRSLLELQDMKKKNRRSRSGDTALYSATPNPNPNPGKGDGKGKKKKKKQDKEKQEKEVAPATAPAPAAPSWTPMQLPWNGAFQVWPYGQAGLLGRQHYVPRPAPPSHAYYAHSPYGAVPSYGYGTPPLPHGYGNTAPIVAPPPPAHSTASWDQQALLNQFQTMGLQAPPREWVMDTGASSHFASDPGSAYQDRDSQMQ; encoded by the exons ATGGTATCAGAC CGCGCTGCGCGggagctcaaggagaagcaggaaCGCGAGGCCTCTAGCAAGCTTGCCATCGCCAACCCCGCGCACTCCAGCGCGGGTTTCTTCTCCATCTCCTCCTTGCACGCTCAAGCCGTCGGCCTCTCCTCCATCAAGGGGCATGTTCCCGTCGAGCTCGCCCTCGACACCGGCGTTCACTGCCAATGGCGCACGTTCTTCCGCGCCGCCCTTCGCAAGTACGCCCTGCTGGATCACATCGACACGGCTGCTCCGTCCGATCCGACGCCGGAGTGGACTCTGCTTGACGCCACGGTCGTCTCGTGGCTCTACGGGTCCGTCTCCCTTGGCCTCCTCGACGCCATCATGAAGCCGGGCGATGATCCTATAGCCGTCGAGCTCTGGACCAGCATCAACGGCCTCTTCACCGACCACAAGATCAACCGCCAGCTTCATCTCTCCACCGAGCTCGACGGGCTTGACATGGGCGAGCTGACGATGAAGGACTACTTGACGAAGGTTAAGAGCCTTTCTGATGGCCTTACTGATCTAGGCGCTCCGGTCGACGACGCCAAGCTCGTCATCCAGTGTCTCAACGGCCTCCCCGAGCAATACGACCCGGCTGCCGATCTCATCTCCCTCATGCCCGGGATGAACTTCGACAAATGCCGATCTCTTCTTGAGCTTCAGGACATGAAGAAGAAGAACCGTCGATCCCGCTCTGGTGACACAGCTCTCTACTCCGCCACGCCcaacccaaaccctaaccctggCAAGGGTGACGGcaagggaaagaagaagaagaagaaacaagacaaggagaagcAGGAAAAAGAGGTCGCGCCCGCCACGGCCCCGGCCCCAGCCGCCCCATCTTGGACGCCAATGCAGCTCCCCTGGAACGGCGCCTTTCAGGTGTGGCCCTACGGCCAGGCTGGCTTGCTCGGTCGGCAGCACTACGTGCCCCGCCCCGCGCCGCCCTCTCATGCCTACTACGCGCACAGCCCATATGGTGCGGTTCCCTCCTACGGCTATGGCACTCCACCATTGCCCCACGGTTACGGCAACACCGCTCCCATCGTTGCGCCTCCACCTCCGGCACACTCGACGGCCTCCTGGGACCAGCAGGCTCTGCTCAATCAGTTCCAAACCATGGGACTGCAAGCTCCCCCTCGTGAATGGGTGATGGATACTGGCGCATCCTCCCACTTCGCGTCCGACCCCG GATCTGCGTACCAGGACCGAGATTCTCAGATGCAATAG